The nucleotide sequence ACACTACAGCCCTAATAGCATATTGACAGATCTCAGGAGTATTTTCCGGAAGGATACCGTCAAAGGACTGAACATGAAGCTCAAAGAGATTAAGACCGGTTGCCATTTCCACAGTATCCAGACTTCCCTGCAAACGGGCATTTACCTCTATTACCACAGGACCTGTATCGGTCAGCAGGAAATCCACACCATTGGATCCTATAAGTCCAAATTCGGATGCTATCTTTTCAGAGATCTCATACATCTTTTGAGTATAAGGTGTCCTGTACGGTGTTATATTGCCACAGTATGCAAAAGGTAAACCGGAAAGCCAGGGAACACCGATGAGCTGCTCGTTGGCTGCTATAGGAACTGCACGGGACCCATCCGCCATAAGAGAAACACTTGCAGGAAAACCTGAAAGGAACTCCTGAACCATGATATCCCCGGATGTCAGAGTCGGATCAAGTTCAGGGATATTTTCCAGAATAGCATTAAGATCATCCTCGTTGTGTGCGATCCTGTTCAAACGACCCCCTCCTGCACACTTAGGTTTTACCATAAGTGGATAGCCGATCTCATCAGCTTCTTCCACATTACCTGAGCGAGGATGAGGGATTCTCAGAGACTCGAGCTCTTCTGCAAGAAATGATTTGTCAGAAACCTGTTTCATGGTAACAGGATCATTGTTCAGTATATTACAGGACTGATCTCCAAGATCCAGTTCTTCAAAACCGGAACCAAGTACGATGGCATCAGGATACACGTCAAAGTTATCGATCAGTTCCAGAATTGTCTTTTTATCTATGTCCTTGATATCAATGTCTTCATTTGTAAGAAGGGATTGACAGGCAACCGTATTCTCCTTCAGGTCCATGTCGCAGAAGGCATCGATTGCATAGACATTGTAGCCTGCTTTTACAGCCGAACAGGCTATGTTCCTGCTGCTATATCCTAAAACAAGCACATTTTCCAGAAAGCAAGCCCCCTTATAGTTTGTGTGCACTGTCCTCCGGCAGGGCAAACAGTCCCTGCTCGGTGCTGATCACCGGGATCTCATTCCCGGGTTCTGATGAGAAGAAGAGGGGCTTTTTCAGCGTAATAGTCTGATATGTGGAAGGATCAAGAACCATTATATCATCACCTTCCGTTGCTACAAGAACAGCCCCCACTGCATCATCCCTGTTAGCTATAAGAGTAGCATCATCCAGTTTTTCAGTTTTTTCAAGGAACTTGGCACCAGTTGCAAGGTAAATACCTTTTGAGTTCTTCCCGGAGGTTTTTATCTCTATAACATCATCTTTGTAGAGTATAATATCACCTGGCATGAATTCAGGTAATCTCATGGAAAAAGTTATTCTGTAAAGATCTTTACCTTCTTTGTGACTGTAAAGCGTAGGTGCTTCCGCAAAAGTACCTCCAAATTCAGATATAATTTTCTTGCATATCTGACGGCCTGCATTTGCTGAACCAAGATAAATGTCAGCACCATCCTTTGAATCAAGGACATCTGTGACGAATGCAAAACGATCTCCTTTTTCCCACAATTTCTCTACCATCATGGCACAGATGAGTTTACAGGAATCGATCTCTTCAGGAGTAACCAGTCTGTTATTTGCTCTTATCTGCAGGATCGATTCAAAATATCCACCTGCCATTCGACTGCATCTGTCACATGCTTCACGTATTATACGAACCTCTGCTCGAAGCTCCTGATGAAGTGGCTCTCCCTCGACCATGGCATCAACATTTACCCTGACTCTGTAGAGATGTGGTGTCATCTCCCTGGGATAAATAGATACCTCGACATCATCAGCTTCATCATGGATAAAAAGTTCATTTTCAACTGCCCTTAGGACTATTTCCTCAAGGTCTCCTTCATCCCGCCATTTATTGCGATCAAATCGTGCGTTGCACTTTGAGCATATCCGGGTATGAAGAACAAGTGGAAGCACAGCTAAAGTAAATTGTTCTAAAAAACATTGCCTACAAACGTTTTTGTAGAGTCTCCTGGTTTCTGCCCCACACTTTGGGCATAATGTAAGGCTCATTAGAGTTGTGAATGGTTAGTAGTTAGATATTAGTCTTTTGTACACTATGGCACCATTCATTTCCTGAATATGCCTCTGGCAGAGAACTTCTGCTTCAGCTTTTGTGCAAATAATGGCCTGAGGTTCCAGAGAAGTTTCCTGTTACTCTTGAACAATGCAGACACAAGCACAATGAAATCCATCTTATCGAAATCTACATCCTTAACCGATTCAGCAAGACTGTTGAGATGCTCATCAGACAGGTTAAAGAAAGTGTCCTTCACTATCAGGCTGTTCCCGATATCCTTTCCGATGGTCTCACGCCAGAGTGATTCATATTCCTGAAGCATGTTCACAGAAACATCACCCGCTGAAATAGCCTTTGCTGCAACCTCACCTGCCATCATCCCCGCATCCATGGCATTGCTTATCCCGCCACCTGTAAAAGGATCAGATTGTCTTGCAGCATCACCTACAAGCATTAATCCATTGGAAATGGTCCTCTCAATAGGTCCACTGGCAGGAACTGCACCTGCTACCCGCTCAATGATCCTGCCTTCGGAGATATTCTTTTCAACAAATTCGGTCAATAGATCTATCGGCCTCTTGCTACCGGCTTTGTTTCCAAGTATACCGATGCCTACATTTGCAACGTCACCGCCTTTAGGGAACAACCAGATATATCCCGCAGGTGCAACTTCGTTTCCAATATAGAAATAGCAGAAATTCTGATCTATGCCAGAGCCACTTACAAGGAATTGTGCACATGTTTCAACCTGTGAGGGCTTAAGTGATGTATCGATACCTGCCCACCTGCCGACCTTGGATTCAACTCCATCTGCACCAATGACAATACTGGAGTGAATTGTATACATTTCACCATGGTACATCAGGTGAACACCACATACAGTCTCATTCTCAGTGATAAGTCCGGTTACCCTTGCCTTTACAAGAACATCAGCACCAGCTTCTGCACTTTGCTCAGCAAGTGCACGGTCAAATACCTTCCTGTCAAGAACATAACCGACTTCTGATCCCGCATTCTCTTCAGACATCTTAATGGTTATACCATTAGGCGATATGATATGTGCTCCTTTAACTTCAGAGCAGATCCATTTCTCATCAGGTTCAATATGCTGTTGAAGCCGTATTTTGCTTACACCTTCAGCACATCTTATAGGTGCACCTATCTCCTGTCGCTTCTCAACAAGAAGCACAGAAAGTCCTTTTCTGACAGCAGTGGTTGCTGCTATCGAACCAGCGGGTCCTGCACCTACAACGATCACATCATACCGGTCTTTCATAATATTGCTCCAAAGGTCCTGATCGTTATTTCTAATAATCCGGGACGGCTGTTACAATTGAGTTATTTTATTTAAGAATATTGTAGTGAAATGGCTATAAAGGCAGTGATTTTGACTTTGAGGTTTTGTTGTAAAATTATCAATTCACATATACAAAATTGCTCTATTGTATATTATTTCTTAAAAGTTTTAGTATATAAAATAAAATTTATATTAAAAATAATTGTT is from Methanococcoides sp. AM1 and encodes:
- a CDS encoding ATP-grasp domain-containing protein codes for the protein MLVLGYSSRNIACSAVKAGYNVYAIDAFCDMDLKENTVACQSLLTNEDIDIKDIDKKTILELIDNFDVYPDAIVLGSGFEELDLGDQSCNILNNDPVTMKQVSDKSFLAEELESLRIPHPRSGNVEEADEIGYPLMVKPKCAGGGRLNRIAHNEDDLNAILENIPELDPTLTSGDIMVQEFLSGFPASVSLMADGSRAVPIAANEQLIGVPWLSGLPFAYCGNITPYRTPYTQKMYEISEKIASEFGLIGSNGVDFLLTDTGPVVIEVNARLQGSLDTVEMATGLNLFELHVQSFDGILPENTPEICQYAIRAVVYADKNVTVDRSFYENIRAESIADIPAPGYEALPDDPITSIVAAGTTREDVMEKALNITYMLRNLP
- a CDS encoding 60S ribosomal export protein NMD3; this encodes MSLTLCPKCGAETRRLYKNVCRQCFLEQFTLAVLPLVLHTRICSKCNARFDRNKWRDEGDLEEIVLRAVENELFIHDEADDVEVSIYPREMTPHLYRVRVNVDAMVEGEPLHQELRAEVRIIREACDRCSRMAGGYFESILQIRANNRLVTPEEIDSCKLICAMMVEKLWEKGDRFAFVTDVLDSKDGADIYLGSANAGRQICKKIISEFGGTFAEAPTLYSHKEGKDLYRITFSMRLPEFMPGDIILYKDDVIEIKTSGKNSKGIYLATGAKFLEKTEKLDDATLIANRDDAVGAVLVATEGDDIMVLDPSTYQTITLKKPLFFSSEPGNEIPVISTEQGLFALPEDSAHKL
- a CDS encoding NAD(P)/FAD-dependent oxidoreductase — encoded protein: MKDRYDVIVVGAGPAGSIAATTAVRKGLSVLLVEKRQEIGAPIRCAEGVSKIRLQQHIEPDEKWICSEVKGAHIISPNGITIKMSEENAGSEVGYVLDRKVFDRALAEQSAEAGADVLVKARVTGLITENETVCGVHLMYHGEMYTIHSSIVIGADGVESKVGRWAGIDTSLKPSQVETCAQFLVSGSGIDQNFCYFYIGNEVAPAGYIWLFPKGGDVANVGIGILGNKAGSKRPIDLLTEFVEKNISEGRIIERVAGAVPASGPIERTISNGLMLVGDAARQSDPFTGGGISNAMDAGMMAGEVAAKAISAGDVSVNMLQEYESLWRETIGKDIGNSLIVKDTFFNLSDEHLNSLAESVKDVDFDKMDFIVLVSALFKSNRKLLWNLRPLFAQKLKQKFSARGIFRK